Proteins encoded in a region of the Candidatus Moanabacter tarae genome:
- a CDS encoding Phage shock protein A, with protein MSIFSRIFKIGQASVHKVVEELEKPELMLEQAIRDKADQIRDAKKAIQECIATERKTKALLEKDKTARFSWEQKAEAALKAGKEELAVKALQRATEHDQKAKTLDENWKSQRDSVDSLKTDISKMEDELAEFKRNKDFILAQSKAAAVKKNIYEAKAKISKKDDADDLMARLQAKAERHTYEAEAAKEMSDSFSEADSLEKEFQDLGTTSGGSDVQEKLAAMKAKLGGGASA; from the coding sequence ATGAGTATTTTTTCTCGCATTTTCAAGATTGGCCAGGCCTCCGTTCATAAAGTTGTGGAGGAGCTGGAAAAGCCTGAGCTCATGCTCGAGCAAGCGATCAGAGACAAAGCCGATCAAATTCGTGATGCCAAGAAGGCAATTCAGGAATGCATTGCTACCGAACGCAAGACCAAGGCGCTTTTGGAAAAGGATAAAACAGCTCGGTTTTCCTGGGAGCAAAAAGCGGAAGCAGCCCTAAAGGCGGGCAAGGAGGAATTGGCAGTCAAAGCCCTACAACGAGCGACAGAGCACGATCAGAAGGCAAAAACCCTTGATGAGAACTGGAAATCACAAAGGGACTCAGTCGACTCTCTAAAGACAGATATCTCAAAAATGGAGGACGAGCTAGCCGAGTTCAAACGGAACAAGGACTTTATATTGGCACAGAGCAAAGCAGCTGCAGTGAAAAAAAATATCTATGAGGCCAAGGCGAAGATCTCTAAAAAGGATGATGCAGATGACCTAATGGCCCGACTTCAAGCTAAGGCGGAGCGCCATACCTACGAGGCTGAAGCAGCCAAGGAAATGTCTGATTCATTTTCTGAGGCTGATAGTTTGGAAAAAGAATTTCAGGATCTCGGTACTACGTCTGGAGGATCCGATGTTCAGGAAAAGCTCGCGGCTATGAAGGCAAAATTAGGCGGGGGGGCAAGTGCCTAA
- the atpF gene encoding ATP synthase subunit b: MIDSLFLFVAAAEGAGEELGAVASLARQFGVDWRFLIAQIVNFCLVAFILYRFAFKPVLNTIEDRQKKIADGLQYAEEMKSKLEEAEKKEAETLKKAHQEAQVIVQETRESAKVMLEKQSKDAAEKAEDILKRAEQTIEMERTRMLSDVRQEIASLVVQVAAKVLRRELPEEERTRYNEAASKELASVE; the protein is encoded by the coding sequence ATGATTGATTCGTTGTTTTTGTTTGTTGCTGCCGCAGAGGGCGCCGGGGAGGAGCTGGGAGCCGTTGCCAGCTTGGCCCGCCAGTTTGGGGTTGATTGGCGTTTTCTAATTGCTCAGATCGTCAATTTCTGTCTGGTCGCTTTCATTCTCTATCGGTTCGCCTTTAAGCCTGTCCTTAATACGATAGAGGACAGACAAAAGAAGATAGCTGATGGACTTCAGTATGCGGAAGAGATGAAGTCGAAGCTGGAAGAAGCTGAGAAAAAAGAGGCAGAGACTCTCAAAAAAGCGCATCAGGAAGCGCAAGTTATTGTTCAAGAGACAAGAGAAAGCGCAAAGGTTATGCTGGAAAAGCAGTCAAAGGATGCTGCTGAAAAAGCGGAAGACATATTGAAACGAGCAGAGCAAACAATCGAAATGGAACGGACAAGAATGCTTTCCGATGTTCGACAAGAGATCGCCTCGTTGGTCGTGCAGGTTGCGGCCAAGGTTCTGAGACGGGAACTCCCAGAGGAAGAGCGAACGCGATACAACGAAGCAGCATCTAAAGAGCTGGCTAGTGTGGAATGA
- the trmB gene encoding tRNA (guanine-N(7)-)-methyltransferase — MRIRNAALKRRCIDLYEAPTRLTLEIGCGHGHFLAAYAETFPRERCLGVDIIRRRLVKALRKKNNKTLGNLDFLQAEGSEIIQALPPRVSLAKVFIIFSDPWPKKKHHKNRLIQVPFLRRLGKRMEEGGELCFRTDYEPYFDWTRELIDFSSDWFIDSKRAWPFEKETVFERLLGKYQSLVAVRGNCVGSRENK, encoded by the coding sequence ATGCGGATAAGAAACGCAGCGCTTAAGCGCAGGTGTATTGATTTATACGAAGCACCTACCCGCTTGACTCTCGAGATTGGTTGCGGGCATGGGCATTTCCTGGCTGCATATGCTGAAACTTTTCCACGCGAACGATGCTTAGGAGTCGATATAATTAGAAGGAGATTGGTAAAGGCACTGCGAAAGAAAAATAATAAAACCCTTGGAAATTTAGACTTCCTCCAAGCAGAAGGTAGCGAAATTATTCAAGCTCTTCCTCCGCGGGTCTCTCTGGCAAAAGTATTTATAATTTTCTCAGATCCTTGGCCTAAAAAAAAACATCATAAGAACAGGCTGATTCAAGTCCCGTTTTTAAGGCGGTTGGGAAAGCGGATGGAGGAAGGCGGCGAACTCTGCTTTCGGACTGATTACGAGCCGTATTTTGATTGGACCCGAGAACTCATAGATTTTAGTTCTGATTGGTTTATTGATTCGAAACGTGCCTGGCCCTTTGAAAAAGAGACTGTTTTTGAAAGGTTATTGGGCAAATATCAATCTTTGGTCGCTGTAAGAGGAAATTGTGTGGGTTCTAGGGAAAATAAATAG
- the atpC gene encoding ATP synthase epsilon chain, translating to MSLLIEIVTPERKAYSGDADSVVLPSVEGEIGVLPGHIPILTMLDPGELEVSVGGKIEYLAVDKGFAQVYGDKVSVLTESAINIEEIDLSAVEEARARAEAALKEADKSGIDPAEVEKLETIVRFSLAQKLAKQKRL from the coding sequence ATGTCATTACTCATCGAAATCGTTACTCCCGAAAGAAAAGCCTATAGTGGGGACGCCGATTCTGTGGTTTTACCGTCTGTGGAGGGTGAAATCGGTGTGCTTCCCGGACACATCCCGATTCTAACCATGCTTGATCCTGGAGAGCTGGAGGTTTCAGTTGGGGGAAAGATAGAGTACCTCGCGGTTGATAAGGGATTCGCTCAAGTTTACGGAGATAAAGTATCCGTCCTTACCGAGAGTGCCATTAATATTGAGGAGATTGATCTTTCGGCTGTGGAAGAGGCCCGAGCCCGAGCCGAAGCGGCCCTTAAAGAGGCAGATAAAAGCGGCATCGACCCGGCTGAAGTAGAAAAACTCGAAACCATCGTCCGCTTTTCTCTGGCCCAGAAGCTTGCCAAGCAAAAACGACTCTAG
- the atpA gene encoding ATP synthase subunit alpha, whose amino-acid sequence MSTIVEQIQQEIAGLETKVIRKNTGSITHVADGVAKIEGLSEVMYNEMIEFPKDVFGIALNLEEDEVGCVIMGETSHLKEGDEVKTTGRLLSVPVGKGLLGRVVDALGRPVDGKGPIASEEYFPVEKTAPGIIPRQSVSQPVQTGIMAIDSMIPIGRGQRELIIGDRSTGKTTIAIDTIINQAVINRKGEASGDPDFRPLYSIYVAVGQKNANIARTINVLEENGALEYAIIVAAPAADNPANQYIAPYSGAAMGEWFMENGMDALIVYDDLSKHAVAYRQISLVLKRPSGREAFPGDVFYLHSRLLERAARLNSENGNGSLTALPIIETQAGDVSAYIPTNVISITDGQIFLETDLFNQGIRPAISVGLSVSRVGSAAQIKACKSVAGQVKLELAQYRELAAFAQFGSDLDARTKAQLDRGSRLVELFKQAAFSPKPVEIQIGLLWAAQNGYFDEVETSKVVEASVSIQEYLDNRKSALLEKIGSEKELTEEILEELKSALEDWKKTFS is encoded by the coding sequence ATGAGCACAATTGTCGAACAGATTCAGCAAGAGATCGCGGGTCTTGAGACTAAGGTTATAAGGAAAAACACGGGATCTATTACCCATGTGGCTGATGGGGTAGCAAAAATCGAAGGCCTCTCCGAAGTCATGTACAACGAGATGATCGAATTTCCGAAAGATGTCTTCGGAATCGCTCTCAATCTCGAAGAAGATGAGGTGGGATGTGTTATCATGGGTGAAACCAGCCACCTAAAAGAAGGGGACGAAGTCAAGACGACCGGCCGTTTACTTTCTGTTCCGGTGGGGAAGGGCCTTTTGGGTAGGGTAGTTGACGCGCTGGGTCGCCCAGTTGACGGGAAAGGACCGATTGCCTCGGAGGAGTATTTTCCGGTGGAGAAGACGGCTCCCGGTATTATACCAAGGCAGTCGGTTAGCCAGCCGGTACAAACTGGAATTATGGCGATCGACTCCATGATTCCAATTGGGCGGGGCCAGAGGGAGCTAATTATTGGTGACCGTTCGACTGGTAAGACGACCATAGCGATTGACACTATCATCAATCAAGCGGTTATCAATCGTAAGGGAGAAGCAAGTGGTGACCCTGATTTCCGGCCACTCTATTCCATCTATGTTGCGGTGGGACAGAAGAACGCCAACATCGCCCGCACTATTAATGTCCTTGAAGAAAACGGTGCGCTAGAATATGCTATTATTGTGGCTGCTCCTGCCGCAGACAATCCCGCTAACCAGTACATAGCTCCTTATTCCGGTGCGGCGATGGGAGAATGGTTCATGGAAAACGGGATGGATGCTTTAATTGTTTACGACGACCTTTCCAAACACGCTGTGGCATACCGGCAGATCTCCCTTGTCCTCAAGCGGCCCTCGGGAAGGGAAGCGTTTCCAGGGGATGTATTCTACCTTCACAGCCGACTTCTTGAAAGGGCGGCGCGTTTGAATTCCGAGAATGGAAACGGATCTCTTACGGCATTACCGATTATCGAGACTCAGGCAGGGGATGTATCGGCTTACATTCCTACAAATGTAATTTCGATAACCGATGGTCAGATCTTTCTTGAAACGGATCTCTTTAACCAAGGTATTCGGCCCGCCATATCTGTGGGATTGTCGGTTTCTCGTGTAGGTTCAGCTGCCCAAATTAAAGCCTGTAAATCAGTCGCCGGTCAGGTGAAGTTGGAACTTGCTCAGTACCGGGAGTTGGCTGCTTTTGCTCAATTCGGGTCAGATCTTGATGCGAGAACTAAAGCTCAACTCGATCGTGGCTCCCGGCTCGTTGAGCTTTTTAAGCAGGCTGCATTCTCCCCGAAGCCGGTAGAAATTCAGATTGGTTTACTTTGGGCAGCCCAGAATGGCTATTTCGACGAGGTCGAAACAAGTAAAGTCGTTGAAGCCAGCGTTTCGATTCAGGAGTATCTGGATAACCGGAAGAGTGCTCTCTTGGAAAAAATCGGAAGTGAAAAAGAGCTCACAGAAGAAATCTTAGAGGAGCTTAAGTCCGCATTAGAGGATTGGAAAAAGACATTCAGCTAA
- the atpH gene encoding ATP synthase subunit c, whose translation MIELLAEMSGNIHYGLQGGLGCLGAAFGVALVGMKAAEAVGRNPGASGKILVQSILGMALAEAVAFYALFLGK comes from the coding sequence ATGATAGAGTTACTCGCAGAAATGAGCGGAAACATTCACTATGGGCTTCAAGGGGGTTTGGGTTGTCTCGGCGCTGCCTTTGGGGTAGCGCTGGTCGGCATGAAGGCAGCCGAAGCAGTGGGCCGAAACCCGGGAGCATCAGGAAAAATTTTGGTGCAGTCCATTCTTGGGATGGCGTTAGCAGAGGCTGTCGCCTTCTACGCACTTTTCCTCGGAAAATAA
- the atpB gene encoding ATP synthase subunit a — MAGHFIRIFRQTLYPLTIFSATSSLCAAGDTGGVSPYAYKLTNFSGLPVTNSMVTSWVFSLLIILVFRLAAGRSQLIPTRGQAVIESLMEGIRDIVAPIVGKRMVKPTFPLLLGFFTFILIHNWSGLLPGVGSFGIKEGGLLTYFYRPANTDLNMTLALAIVSFVAWGFYIMKYAGPKTVLYDLFGNKADRSEVPGALYIFLFFIFLAVGFIEIISILLRPVSLSFRLYGNMFGGENLLTSITGMAPWVVPVPFYFLETLIGLVQALVFTLLIAVYIGLICNHEGEEHGH, encoded by the coding sequence ATGGCAGGACATTTTATTAGAATCTTCAGGCAAACGTTATACCCCCTTACTATATTCTCTGCTACAAGTTCCCTTTGTGCGGCAGGCGATACCGGTGGAGTATCGCCGTATGCTTACAAGCTCACCAATTTCTCCGGTCTTCCGGTTACCAATTCTATGGTAACTAGTTGGGTATTCTCCCTGCTGATCATTCTGGTTTTTCGTCTCGCAGCTGGAAGGTCGCAACTAATACCCACCCGAGGACAGGCTGTTATAGAGAGCTTGATGGAAGGGATTCGCGATATTGTTGCACCGATTGTTGGGAAGCGGATGGTGAAGCCTACTTTTCCGCTCTTACTTGGATTTTTCACATTCATCCTGATCCACAACTGGAGTGGTTTATTGCCGGGAGTTGGAAGCTTTGGGATCAAGGAAGGTGGTCTTCTGACCTACTTTTATCGCCCAGCTAACACTGATTTGAACATGACGCTTGCTCTGGCGATAGTATCCTTTGTCGCATGGGGGTTTTACATAATGAAGTACGCCGGGCCTAAAACGGTGCTTTATGATCTTTTCGGTAACAAGGCGGACAGGTCTGAAGTTCCTGGTGCACTTTATATTTTTCTTTTCTTTATTTTTCTTGCCGTGGGGTTTATCGAAATTATTTCGATTCTCCTTCGGCCTGTTTCTCTTTCGTTTCGACTTTATGGGAATATGTTTGGAGGGGAAAACCTGCTTACGAGTATAACCGGAATGGCCCCTTGGGTAGTCCCAGTACCGTTTTATTTTCTGGAAACACTAATTGGACTTGTGCAAGCTCTCGTTTTCACTTTGTTGATCGCCGTATACATCGGCTTGATTTGTAATCATGAAGGGGAGGAACATGGGCATTAG
- the atpD_2 gene encoding ATP synthase subunit delta: MIADQALKDFARKLVELSLGNDGRLSDERVQGVLQVLRERPPSNLKPTFHFLHIKVLKLYLYYVKQEIRNSEAVVEHAGCISSEIFESIEHMLSTRYGRVITSQRHENPNLIAGVRVSIADDVFESSIAGNLTGLSGKAE, encoded by the coding sequence ATGATAGCAGATCAAGCACTGAAAGATTTTGCCCGAAAGTTGGTTGAACTAAGCTTGGGGAACGACGGCCGGCTCTCTGATGAGCGAGTGCAGGGGGTTTTGCAGGTATTGCGGGAGCGACCTCCGAGCAACCTGAAACCAACATTTCATTTTTTGCATATAAAGGTTCTCAAGCTTTATCTCTATTACGTGAAACAGGAGATTCGAAATAGCGAAGCAGTCGTGGAGCACGCAGGCTGCATAAGTTCTGAGATTTTCGAATCGATAGAGCACATGCTCTCGACACGCTATGGACGGGTGATCACGAGCCAGCGCCATGAAAATCCTAACTTAATAGCAGGAGTTCGGGTCAGTATTGCAGATGATGTTTTTGAATCCTCAATAGCCGGTAACCTAACAGGCCTCTCCGGCAAGGCCGAATAA
- the atpD_1 gene encoding ATP synthase subunit beta, with protein sequence MNTGKIVQVIGAVVDVQFDVGEVPEVYQALEVDFEVSGDKNRLTLEIQQHLGEGIVRTVAMSSTEGLVRGMEVIDTGDSISVPVGDGVLGRIFNVIGEPVDELGEVQYEKRYPIHRPPPSLTDQDTQANILETGIKVIDLICPFIKGGKVGAFGGAGVGKTVVIMELINNIAKAHGGYSVFCGVGERSREGNDLYHEMSEAGVIDQENISNSKVALCYGQMNEPPGARMRVGLSGLTMAEYFRDEQNQDVLLFIDNIFRFSQAGSEVSALLGRSPSSVGYQPTLSQEMGLLQERITSTKKGSITSFQAIYVPADDLTDPAPATTFAHLDSTIVLERRIAELGIYPAVDSLASTSNALDPAIVGEEHFQTARGVQGVLQRYNDLQDIIAILGIDELSPEDKQIVFRARKIQKFLSQPFHVAEVFTGFPGAYVRVEDTIKGFKMILDGELDHVPENDFYMKGGIDEAVAASEASA encoded by the coding sequence ATGAATACTGGAAAAATTGTGCAAGTTATCGGAGCAGTCGTCGATGTTCAATTCGATGTGGGAGAAGTTCCAGAAGTCTACCAGGCCCTGGAAGTAGATTTTGAGGTGAGTGGAGATAAAAATCGGTTGACACTCGAAATTCAACAGCACCTTGGCGAGGGAATCGTTCGCACTGTGGCTATGTCTTCAACTGAGGGGCTGGTGCGTGGAATGGAAGTTATAGATACTGGTGATTCAATTTCGGTTCCTGTCGGCGATGGTGTGCTCGGACGAATTTTCAATGTGATAGGCGAACCGGTCGATGAGCTTGGTGAAGTTCAATACGAGAAGCGCTATCCTATCCACCGTCCGCCGCCATCCCTCACTGATCAAGATACCCAAGCAAATATTTTGGAAACAGGCATCAAGGTGATCGATCTCATTTGTCCCTTTATCAAGGGAGGTAAAGTGGGGGCCTTCGGTGGCGCAGGTGTAGGAAAAACGGTTGTCATCATGGAGTTAATCAACAATATAGCCAAAGCGCATGGTGGCTATTCCGTGTTTTGTGGGGTAGGGGAGCGTTCCCGAGAAGGAAATGATCTCTATCACGAAATGTCCGAGGCTGGAGTAATCGATCAAGAAAACATTTCTAATTCGAAAGTAGCTCTCTGTTATGGACAAATGAATGAGCCGCCCGGAGCCCGGATGCGGGTTGGACTGAGCGGTCTCACAATGGCTGAGTACTTTCGGGATGAGCAGAACCAGGATGTGCTCCTCTTTATTGATAACATCTTTCGTTTCTCGCAAGCGGGGTCTGAAGTCTCTGCTCTACTTGGGCGCTCCCCCTCGTCAGTCGGTTACCAGCCGACGCTTTCTCAAGAGATGGGCCTGCTACAGGAGAGGATCACTTCGACTAAGAAGGGGTCAATTACTTCCTTCCAGGCGATTTATGTTCCGGCCGACGACTTGACTGATCCCGCTCCGGCCACCACTTTCGCGCATCTTGATTCAACTATCGTTCTCGAGCGTCGAATTGCAGAACTAGGGATCTATCCCGCAGTCGATTCTCTGGCTTCAACCTCCAATGCCCTAGATCCTGCAATCGTCGGAGAAGAGCATTTCCAAACTGCACGAGGGGTCCAGGGCGTTCTACAGCGCTATAATGATCTCCAGGATATTATAGCTATTCTGGGTATCGATGAGCTTTCGCCTGAAGACAAGCAGATAGTATTCAGAGCTAGGAAGATACAGAAGTTTCTCTCGCAGCCTTTTCACGTCGCAGAGGTCTTTACTGGCTTCCCCGGGGCTTATGTCCGGGTGGAGGATACGATCAAGGGGTTTAAGATGATTCTTGATGGGGAGTTAGACCATGTTCCCGAAAACGATTTTTACATGAAAGGTGGAATTGACGAAGCGGTTGCTGCCAGCGAGGCTAGTGCCTAA
- a CDS encoding Cyclic nucleotide-gated potassium channel: MIIQRIIAWILKRGSVQLRVSKGLFLALLLNLVFGVGFFLTERSVQTELTLADSIWWAMVTMTTVGYGDFYPETFIGRYVISYSCFIVGIGLLGYLVGTVAEVMFERVSRKRRGLMKIKETDHVIICNCPSTERVLHLVMELRANVRYSSKGFVLVTDVLDELPEEFKDQDLLFLKGNPTREDILLKANVTECDGVIVLAQDPESADSDAQTFAVGAIVEMISTERKREIKVVTELVSRHNRKMMKRARTDGIVSTDGLTDCLMVQEYLHPGLHVVFEQVLTNFEGSQFYIFDTRLTGFMISEIHMAMLKYPANLQMIGIYRDDQPVLNPPRHFTVGEDDRLIMLAENRGDFLSFEEELVSKKIS, encoded by the coding sequence ATGATTATACAACGCATTATAGCTTGGATCCTGAAACGGGGTTCTGTGCAGCTGCGAGTTAGCAAAGGGCTTTTTCTCGCTTTGCTCTTAAATCTGGTTTTCGGTGTCGGATTCTTCCTTACAGAGCGCAGCGTACAGACTGAGCTTACCTTGGCCGATTCCATCTGGTGGGCTATGGTTACAATGACGACAGTGGGGTACGGGGATTTTTATCCTGAGACGTTTATCGGCCGCTATGTGATTTCTTATTCTTGTTTCATCGTGGGTATTGGACTACTTGGTTACCTCGTTGGCACTGTAGCCGAAGTAATGTTTGAACGAGTCTCCAGGAAAAGGAGGGGATTAATGAAGATTAAAGAGACAGATCATGTAATAATTTGTAACTGTCCTAGTACAGAACGAGTTCTGCATTTAGTTATGGAATTGCGTGCTAACGTCCGATACTCTTCCAAAGGGTTTGTTCTGGTGACGGACGTTCTCGATGAGTTACCAGAGGAATTCAAAGATCAGGATTTGCTTTTCCTGAAAGGAAACCCGACGAGGGAGGACATCCTTTTGAAAGCCAATGTGACAGAGTGCGATGGAGTTATCGTCTTAGCGCAGGATCCAGAATCGGCGGATTCGGACGCCCAGACCTTCGCAGTTGGAGCCATAGTGGAGATGATTTCAACCGAGCGGAAACGAGAAATTAAGGTAGTTACGGAATTGGTCAGTCGACATAATCGAAAGATGATGAAACGGGCACGGACTGATGGTATAGTTTCGACTGACGGGTTAACCGATTGCCTTATGGTACAAGAGTATCTTCATCCGGGGTTGCATGTGGTTTTCGAACAGGTTTTGACGAATTTCGAAGGAAGTCAGTTCTACATATTTGACACTCGCTTGACTGGATTTATGATTTCTGAAATCCACATGGCTATGCTGAAGTATCCAGCCAACCTTCAAATGATTGGTATTTACAGAGACGATCAACCAGTCCTCAATCCTCCCAGACATTTTACAGTAGGTGAAGACGACCGTCTGATCATGTTGGCGGAAAATCGTGGAGATTTTCTCTCATTCGAAGAAGAACTGGTTAGCAAAAAAATTAGTTAA
- the speH gene encoding S-adenosylmethionine decarboxylase proenzyme, translating into MKGAIEHKQEDSQQSVTYRVLGRHYLFELYGCAEKFLVDIEVLKKSMISAAETAGATVVNSVFHGYSPQGLSGVVVISESHLTVHTWPELNYAAVDVFTCGEGNLGEDIGQALIRTFEASEYHSREIDRGISI; encoded by the coding sequence ATGAAGGGAGCGATCGAGCATAAGCAAGAGGACTCACAACAATCTGTCACCTACAGAGTTCTGGGGCGCCATTATTTGTTTGAACTGTACGGATGTGCCGAGAAGTTCCTGGTTGATATCGAGGTGCTAAAAAAGTCTATGATCTCGGCTGCTGAAACTGCGGGCGCTACGGTTGTCAATTCGGTTTTCCACGGTTATAGTCCTCAGGGATTGAGCGGCGTTGTGGTGATATCAGAGAGCCACCTGACCGTGCACACTTGGCCGGAACTAAATTATGCTGCTGTCGATGTCTTCACCTGTGGGGAAGGAAATCTTGGAGAGGATATCGGCCAGGCTTTAATTCGCACTTTTGAGGCAAGTGAATACCACAGTCGGGAAATCGATCGTGGGATTTCGATTTAG
- the atpG gene encoding ATP synthase gamma chain, producing the protein MPNTRDIRRRIRSVKNTSQITRAMQLVAASKMKRAQDMALQGRPYATLLAEILSALGERVTDFEHPFLKERDVRRRGILLISTDKGLCGPLNSNLFRELTEVEEEAQFVTLGRKGAQFLSRARRNLVAEFSVTDQVRFAEVRPAIELLIKAYEDGDIDTIEIIYSRFENTLIQTPSRNSLIPLVDLKTILERETELVSDSASLRSDDREILFEPAPDAILHELLDLYVKQEVYQMVLEAKASEHSARMVAMKTATDNANALVDDLTLEYNKVRQASITQEILEISAASFAG; encoded by the coding sequence ATGCCTAATACCCGAGATATTCGCCGGCGAATTCGGAGTGTTAAAAACACTTCGCAGATTACCAGGGCTATGCAGCTGGTAGCCGCTTCGAAAATGAAGCGTGCGCAGGACATGGCCTTGCAAGGCCGTCCCTACGCAACCCTGTTGGCTGAAATTCTCAGTGCGTTGGGTGAGCGAGTAACTGATTTCGAGCATCCTTTTCTCAAGGAGCGCGATGTGCGCCGGCGAGGTATTTTGCTTATCAGTACTGACAAGGGACTCTGCGGCCCACTAAATTCAAATTTATTTCGGGAACTTACCGAGGTTGAGGAAGAAGCGCAGTTCGTCACTTTGGGACGAAAGGGAGCGCAGTTTTTGAGCCGAGCGAGAAGGAACTTAGTCGCTGAATTTTCTGTCACTGACCAGGTTCGATTTGCCGAAGTGAGACCGGCAATTGAATTGTTAATTAAGGCCTATGAAGACGGAGATATCGATACCATAGAAATCATTTACTCCCGATTCGAAAATACGCTTATTCAGACACCGTCTCGTAATTCACTTATTCCACTCGTGGACCTGAAGACGATACTAGAAAGAGAAACCGAATTGGTATCTGATTCGGCAAGTCTTCGATCTGATGATCGTGAGATTCTTTTTGAGCCGGCTCCCGACGCTATTCTCCATGAGCTCCTTGACCTGTATGTCAAGCAGGAGGTTTATCAGATGGTGTTAGAAGCAAAAGCTTCCGAACACAGCGCGCGTATGGTGGCGATGAAAACGGCAACAGACAACGCCAACGCGTTAGTGGACGACCTTACACTGGAATATAACAAAGTGCGTCAGGCCTCTATAACACAAGAGATCCTCGAAATCTCTGCGGCCAGTTTTGCAGGCTGA